One window from the genome of Neospora caninum Liverpool complete genome, chromosome VI encodes:
- a CDS encoding putative plectin, which yields MAFSPEFLSRLSELGNEYQRLSEDHEKLKGTENQLYEQITQLQNEVGQLKEGRSSLLSENRSLIEKLQRVTQDHSLLQDEFRELKEDNGRLSLQLTESRLETSETREQLERERLTHAASVGKMGESQEKLKAEIVELSERNKSLNKKRQDAADQLRLAAEEQTRVAEQVKALHVEKRQLGDRTKQLTEESRLLGMRIRTLTAKNKQLGEDKQHALQNMQLAHDEEKQKLEKKIRAMESAREEALAAAKHLEEEKSRLEQDFRSAEEDKRQMAEQIQSLGARLAEATMERNKLQDALNNERNIVEENKERQKIEMDKCVRRLTDEQNRLKEKFAADYRKACDEIERLTNEKQQVVGHILDFSEMHGASNGPSSEAATARRSPDVADYSSVMTATRSVAVRVVHLENTVKLLTDQHRILNEEKERLERDIAHLVQQNQHVTQARKLLAGQHARILQGIRELAEEASLAQSVLGSGDLVGTSSASPFAGLSVFSKDADSGGCFLSTEAASS from the exons ATGGCGTTTTCTCCTGAATTTCTCAGTCGCCTCAGTGAGCTGGGCAACGAGTACCAGCGGCTGTCTGAGGACCACGAGAAACTCAAAGGGACGGAAAACCAGCTGTACGAGCAGATCACGCAGCTGCAGAATGAGGTTGGACAGCTGAAGGAAGGCCGGAGTTCGCTGCTGAGTGAAAACAGAAGTCTCAtcgagaagctgcagcgCGTCACTCAAGACCATAGCCTGCTCCAAGACGAGTTCCGGGAACTCAAAGAGGACAATGGCAGGCTGTCCCTCCAACTCACAGAAAGTCGCCTCGAGACTtcagaaacgagagaacaactggagagagaaaggctaACCCACGCGGCGTCCGTGGGAAAGATGGGGGAAAGTCAGGAAAAACTGAAAGCG GAAATTGTCGAGCTCTCGGAGAGGAACAAGTCCCTTAACAAGAAGCGCCAAGACGCTGCTGACCAG CTGCGGTTGGCCGCCGAGGAGCAAACGAGAGTCGCCGAGCAGGTCAAGGCGCTGCATGTCGAGAAGCGTCAGCTGGGAGACAGGACGAAGCAACTGACTGAAGAGAGCCGGCTGTTGGGGATGCGGATTCGGACCCTCACAGCGAAGAATAAACAGCTCGGCGAGGACAAGCAGCACGCCCTTCAGAACATGCAGCTGGCCCACgatgaagaaaaacaaaagttGGAGAAGAAGATCCGGGCAATGGAGTCGGCCAGGGAGGAGGCGCTTGCAGCCGCGAAGCACTTAGAGGAAGAGAAATCCCGACTCGAGCAGGACTTTCGcagcgccgaagaagacaaacggCAAATGGCCGAGCAGATCCAGAGTCTGGGGGCGCGACTTGCGGAGGCAACAATGGAGCGTAACAAACTTCAGGATGCTCTGAACAATGAGCGAAACATCGtcgaagaaaacaaagagcgCCAAAAGATCGAAATGGACAAGTGCGTGAGGCGTCTCACCGACGAGCAGAATCGCCTCAAGGAAAAGTTTGCAGCCGATTACAGGAAAGCGTGCGACGAAATCGAGCGTCTAACGAACGAGAAGCAACAAGTCGTTGGCCACATCCTCGATTTTTCTGAAATGCACGGAGCTTCGAACGGCCCGAGCAGTGAGGCTGCAACTGCCCGAAGGTCTCCAGATGTTGCGGACTATAGCAGTGTCATGACTGCAACCAGGAGCGTTGCCGTCCGTGTCGTCCACCTCGAAAACACTGTCAAGCTCTTAACAGATCAACATCGCATACTCAATGAGGAGAAGGAGCGCCTCGAAAGAGACATTGCTCACCTCGTGCAACAGAACCAGCATGTGACCCAGGCGAGAAAGCTTCTGGCCGGGCAACATGCACGCATTCTCCAG GGAATCCGAGAGCTCGCGGAGGAAGCAAGCCTCGCGCAGTCGGTCCTGGGAAGTGGGGACCTCGTAGGCACCAGTTCCGCCTCCCCTTTCGCAGGTTTGTCTGTTTTCAGCAAAGATGCAGATTCCG GTGGGTGTTTCTTATCAACCGAGGCGGCGTCCTCGTAA